A genomic region of Canis lupus baileyi chromosome 17, mCanLup2.hap1, whole genome shotgun sequence contains the following coding sequences:
- the TEX29 gene encoding testis-expressed protein 29 has protein sequence MRYAPEFKKSPSHLLKKFAVCDIPLYDICDYNVTRDRCKELGCCFYKGVCYEKAVPIYVQVFSALIVIIAGAFIITIIYRVFQEHKREKEVPAGVPLSSKPSERGRAAPSSEKLASKTEGLGPSSKTTGSRVEDAIVTIMGEKEESED, from the exons ATGAGATACGCACCAGAATTCAAAAAATCCCCCTCACACCTCCTGAAGAAATTTGCAG TGTGTGACATTCCTCTCTACGACATCTGTGACTACAATGTCACCAGGGACCGCTGCAAGGAGCTTGGGTGCTGCTTTTACAAAGGCGTGTGCTATGAGAAAGCAGTCCCCA TTTATGTGCAGGTGTTCTCTGCCCTGATCGTGATCATCGCCGGGGCCTTCATCATCACAATCATTTACAG gGTCTTTCAAGAGcataagagagaaaaggaggtcCCCGCGGGTGTCCCTCTGTCATCCAAGCCCAGCGAGAGAGGCAGGGCAGCCCCATCCAGTGAGAAGCTGGCGTCCAAGACAGAGGGGTTGGGGCCGTCGTCCAAGACTACGGGCAGCAGGGTGGAGGACG CGATTGTGACAATAAtgggggagaaagaagagagtgagGACTGA